A genomic stretch from Ammospiza nelsoni isolate bAmmNel1 chromosome 32, bAmmNel1.pri, whole genome shotgun sequence includes:
- the LOC132085725 gene encoding pro-glucagon-like, which yields MVRWLYLSGLVLAVLIPAGGQVAPKDLEELSRWKLLGAQNSQSFLSLIKRHSEGTFTSDFTRYLDRMKAKDFVHWLINTKRSSPWSLGAPWKDSPITCSSWIQPVAPGSSTEGFTHHP from the exons ATGGTGCGGTGGCTGTACCTGTCCGGGCTGGTGCTCGCCGTGCTCATCCCGGCCGGAGGGCAGGTGGCTCCCAAGGACCTGGAGGAGCTGTCGCG ATGGAAGCTGTTGGGAGCCCAGAACTCCCAGAGCTTCCTGTCCCTCATCAAGCGACACTCGGAGGGGACCTTCACGAGCGACTTCACGCGGTATCTGGACAGGATGAAGGCCAAGGACTTCGTGCATTGGCTCATCAACACAAagag GTCCAGCCCATGGTCCTTAGGAGCTCCATGGAAGGATTCACCcatcacctgcagctcctggatccAGCCCGTGGCCCCTGGGAGCTCCACGGAAGGGTTCACCCATCACCCATAG
- the AQP5 gene encoding aquaporin-5 has translation MKKEILTLAFARAVFVEFICTLIFVFIGLGSALKWPSALPSILQIALAFGLAIGTLVQAFGHISGAHINPAVTIAFFVGNQISLLRTLLYVVAQLVGAIAGAGILYGVTPANTRGNLAINALNNNITPGQALVVEIILTFQLAACIFASTDNRRSGVGSPALSIGLSVTVGHLVGIYFTGCSMNPARSFGPAVVTRRFSPAHWVFWVGPILGACLASLLYFYILVPYCMNMSDRVAIIKGTYESEEEWEEQREERKKSMELTPP, from the exons ATGAAGAAGGAAATACTAACCCTGGCCTTTGCTCGAGCCGTCTTTGTGGAGTTCATCTGCACGCTCATCTTCGTCTTCATCGGGCTGGGCTCGGCGCTGAAGTGGCCGTCGGCACTGCCCAGCATCCTGCAGATCGCGCTGGCCTTCGGGCTGGCCATCGGCACCTTGGTGCAGGCCTTCGGCCACATCAGCGGCGCCCACATCAACCCGGCCGTGACCATCGCCTTCTTCGTGGGCAACCAGATCTCCCTGCTGCGCACGTTGCTCTACGTGGTGGCCCAGCTGGTTGGGGCCATCGCCGGCGCTGGGATCCTCTACGGCGTCACCCCCGCCAACACCCGTGGCAACCTGGCCATCAACGCG CTCAACAACAACATAACCCCAGGCCAGGCCCTGGTGGTGGAGATCATCCTCACCTTCCAGCTGGCCGCCTGCATCTTCGCATCCACGGACAACCGGCGCAGCGGCGTCGGCTCCCCCGCGCTGTCCATCGGCCTCTCCGTCACCGTGGGCCACCTGGTGGGG ATTTACTTCACCGGCTGCTCCATGAACCCTGCGCGCTCCTTCGGGCCTGCCGTCGTCACCAGGAGGTTCAGCCCCGCGCACTGG GTGTTCTGGGTTGGGCCCATCCTTGGGGCTTGCTTGGCCTCCCTGCTCTACTTCTACATCCTGGTCCCCTACTGCATGAACATGTCTGACAGGGTGGCCATCATCAAGGGCACCTACGAGTCCGAGGAGGAGTGGGAGGAGCAGCgggaggagaggaagaagtCCATGGAGCTGACCCCGCCATAG